Genomic window (Helianthus annuus cultivar XRQ/B chromosome 3, HanXRQr2.0-SUNRISE, whole genome shotgun sequence):
gagccccctattaaacaaaattaaaaaaaaaattgattagaTTACATGTTGTGGGCCCCACCAGAACACATTAATCTTCTCGTTACCATGCTAGCGCCTCAACCATGGCGCCTATTAGCCGATATATATTTCTGTATATATATTTCTGTATCATTTGTATTTATTGTGCTCATATCACTCCGTGATTTACGGAGATATAGTTTCCTTATTGTGCCTTTGTATTCCTGTATTTAGACCCTTTTGATTAATGAGAATGGGCATCCAATTTCTAAAGATTACACGGTATCAGAGCTTGTGATCTATACCTAACCGCAGCTTCTTCCTTTTTTTTTCTGGATTTCGATTCAGTCCCTAGGGTTTCGACCCTCATCCGCCGGCCACCTCCTTCTTTTTTTTCGATCCTGTGTCCTGTCTGTTTAACCCTCCACCATGACTGACAAAAGTGACAACACCAACACCTCCACACAAACTGCTCCCCTACATCCTGTTTATACCGTTACTGATATCACCAAGAAGGTTCGTGTCTTGGATGGTACGACGATCACGTACTCCGCGTGGGTGAAGCTCTTCAACCTTCATGCTCGCGGATAGGAAGTTCTCGACCACATCACCGCAGAACCGCCGTCTAAAGAAGATCCCACATATGCTCAATGGATGAAGATTGATGCTGTTGTACTTCAGTGGATATACAACACACTATCCTCTGACTATCTCCTTCGGGTCCTTGAAGAACCATCTACGGCCTTCCAAGCTTGGAATCGGGTCAAGAACATCTTCCATAGCAACAAAGGTCCTCGCTGTGCCGCCCTTCAATCTTGCTTTGTCAACCTGAAACTCAGTTCTGTGTCTTCGTTGGAAGCCTACTGCCAAACCCTTCGGGATTTGGCAGCCCAGTTAGATGATGTGGGTAGCCCGGTTAATGAGCAAACTTTAGTTCTGCAACTGGTTCGGGGTCTGCCTCGGGAGTATGACACTATCGGTTCTATCATTAATCGTGAACTTCCCTCCTGGAACGAGGCATGTGAGATGCTTCGTGGCGATATGGAACGACAGGCTGCTCGAGACGGCACTGGTCCCAATTCGGAAGCACATGCAGCCGTCGCCCCAACTCCCAGCCGTGATGGTTCCCCTCGTGATACTCAGCCTACTCGAATTCAGAACTATGACTCGAACCGTCCCACCCGGTTCAATCAAAACCGCCGCAGCGGCCCACGCTGGGACAACCCAAACCGCAACCAAAACCCAACTAACGGCCCAATTAATTCTGGCCCAGCCCACTATCGTTCAGGCACTTCCGGGTCTGGGTCCAGCAGCCGTGGCTCATCTAATCGGAACCCGCCAAGAAACTCGTGGAACCAGCAGTACTATCCCATGCCACCACCGTGTTGGGCCAACTCGTTCTGGGCCAATCCACTACCCCCGTGCCCCTACCCAACCTAACCGGGCTGGGTCTCACCTTGGACCACCCCACAGCAGCCACCGTCCTCGGCACCGAACCAGTCTGCCCCTGAAGCACATATGACTGATGTCAACCCCTTGGAACCTACTGAACTTGCAGAAGCCTTTAACACTATGGCTTTGGAACCCGAAACTCCTAGTTGGTTCATGGATACTGGAGCATCAGACCACCTCACCCGAGACTCAGGTATGATTTCTCACCCGTGTAATCAATCTATTAAAAATGTGTTGGTTGGAAATGGACATCGATTACTAGTTGTTGGATCAGGCCACACCAGTCTACCCACcacctgtgacacctgtgtcatcGCGAccctcaaacaaataccaagccgatgaaatattgtatttcatacttgggatcttgtataaatatgtgtatcttttgcacatatcaattcttgttcaatttcaaactttacatcgctttctggagaattatacgcaaactggtgcgtaaacgtactcagtttaatgcgacaaatactccggaacatcaacatatactcaacataccttaaataacctttacataacttagaaataagttttgaaggctttggtatggcaaaaacaagttaattcgcttacagggactaaacttgacaaactgcgaaagtatgccaatttgaactgt
Coding sequences:
- the LOC110931657 gene encoding uncharacterized protein LOC110931657, which translates into the protein MTDKSDNTNTSTQTAPLHPVYTVTDITKKEVLDHITAEPPSKEDPTYAQWMKIDAVVLQWIYNTLSSDYLLRVLEEPSTAFQAWNRVKNIFHSNKGPRCAALQSCFVNLKLSSVSSLEAYCQTLRDLAAQLDDVGSPVNEQTLVLQLVRGLPREYDTIGSIINRELPSWNEACEMLRGDMERQAARDGTGPNSEAHAAVAPTPSRDGSPRDTQPTRIQNYDSNRPTRFNQNRRSGPRWDNPNRNQNPTNGPINSGPAHYRSGTSGSGSSSRGSSNRNPPRNSWNQQYYPMPPPCWANSFWANPLPPCPYPT